The sequence TGATTTGAAGGAAGAAGCTctgtttgaatcaacttgaagGACTTAGTGGTGGTAAGAAACTTGAATTGTTCACTATTTGAGGAGAACTGTTGGGAGGATGTTGTTGGAGATGGATTGCATCTGTtggtttttggattttggggGTTGAGATTAGAGGGGTTTGGATTTATGATGGATGTATCTCAGGGCAGCTCAAATGCGCCCCCTCCTTTCCTTACGAAGACGTATGAGATGGTGGATGATCCATCCACTAATAGTATCGTCTCATGGAGTCCAACCAACCACAGTTTCATCGTGTGGAATCCGCCGGAATTTGCAAGCAATTTGTTGCCCAGGTACTTTAAGCACAACAACTTCTCCAGCTTTGTCAGGCAGCTCAATACATACGTAAGTATTGTGATGTAATTTGAATTGGTTTTTCcgggtaatttttattttatcttctggttcaaaaacattttcttttcaccAGGGTTTCAGAAAAATTGATCCTGATCAATGGGAATTTGCTAATGAGGAATTTGTGAGAGGCCAGAGACACCTCCTGAAGAACATTCATAGGCGCAAACCAATCCACAGCCACTCACTAAATAACCAAGGGCAAGGAAATTCTTCTGGTACATGGACGGAGTCAGAGAAACAGGAGCTTGAGGATGAAATTGAGAGGTTGAAACAGGAGAAGAGCATCCTTGTTTTGGAGCTACAGAGGCATGCACAAGAGCAGCAAGGTGTGGAGTTGAAGATGCAGTCTTTGGAGGAACGGTTGCATCATATGGAGCATCGCCAGCGGCAGATGGTTGGCTTCTTGGGTCAAATCTTGCAGAAACCTGGGTTCGTTTCCAATCTCATGCAACAGTCAGAAAATCATAACAAGAAGAGAAGGTTGCCAAAACTTGACTACTTATATGATGAAGCCACTGTGGAGAATCAGATGGTAACTTTCCAGAGGGACAGGTCAGATGCTCTATCTTTCCCAGTCATAAACATTGAGCCGTTTGAGAAGTTGGAGTCCTCATTAAATTCTTGGGAGACTCTTCTTCATGGTGTTGGTGAAGCTTGTGGCGAGGAAATGAACACTGTTGGAATACCCTTGCTGCCTTCTGCAGTTGTTCTTACTGAAATGCATGCATCATCTGGGGATCCAGATATAAACATAAGCAAGCATCTGCAGTCACCTAAACTGCATCCCTCTTCGCCTCATGCCGGAGATATTCATTCCTCTCCTGAGCCGGTGGAATCTACAAGTCACGGGGAGAGCTCCATTATTCCTTCTTTTGAACTTAATACGGATTGTAGGCCTACTGGGATTGACATGAACTCCAGCCCTACCTCTGCTCCTGTGGTTCATTCTCAGAAAGAACGGGTAGTAGGGACTGTGACCTCCTCTTTGCCAACAGGAGTAAATGATGTATTCTGGGAGCAGTTCTTAACTGAGACTCCTGGTTCATCTGAGACACAGGAGGCTCAGTCGGAAAGAAAGGATGCTGATATCAGAAAAAGTGAAAACAGGCTACCTGATCATGGAAAATTTTGGCGGAACATTAAGAATGTAGATAATCTTACAGAACAGATGGGCCAACTTACTCCAACCGAAAGAATCTGATGTTGGTTGATACTTCACGTCAATTTTTATAGTCTGAAGGCTGGCTGTGTTACTAGTTGACTTTAACTTAATATAGAAGAGGTATGGTTGGCTTGGTCATGTAAAATATACCAGACATCAGTTTTTTGAGCTCATTGTACTTGTACATTTTGATGCTTGTACATCAGTTTCTAGTGTCCAGTAGGTTTCCTTTGTTCATTAATATTATGATCTTCAATTTAGCTCTCAAGCTTTCTCTGTTTGGTATTCTACCGTTAGTTTATTCAGCCCAGAACCTATGTGTGAGCAGTCAGAGAGATCTCTTGAGCATCTAATCACGATTAGGTGCATCTGCACAAGTGTTCCCACCACCCCTGGTTAGCATATAGGGGGCAGTGGTCTTTTAAGTCATTAACACTGTTTCAAAATTGGAATCGGATCGGGCGAATTGGCTGAATTGGCTGAGACCTAGAATGATTCCGATTCTGGACGTTTTGGAGtggccgattctagggttttggggacCAATTCTGGCCGATTACAATCTGGATTGGAATTGACGGGGACCGATTTGAACCTCAATTCCGAATTTAAAATACTGGTCATTATCTCATTCATTACTGTTCATCCAAGtgtaagtgtgtgtgtgtgtattctGTGTGGGGATAGGGGATGGTTACcagggttattttttttttctggacaGTGGTATCAGGTTTGGTTCGTGATTTTTCCTATCCCGAAAAGGAGCCCGGGTTATTGGGATGGGCTTTTACTGGTTTGCCTTTTTTCTCTCCAGTTTCTCAAGTAAATAACATGGCTCAACTACTTGACTGTAACTCTGTAAGGTTGGTGGTTGAGGTCTCCCTCTTATGTTCTTGAAATGTTTCATGCCTGAAGTAAAGTCAACTGAGGTATTTTGGTCTTGTGCAACAGAGAGCAATGACTACTGTGGTGATTCTTTGTCTAAGGTTCTAAAAGGATAAAGGAATACTGAGAAGTAGTGGGTTGGGCTGAGGTATGGAAAAAATATTATCAACTAATGCTCTAGTTAACCATGGTTATGGCCTAAATAGTGTGGAATGTCGGTAAAAGGATTTAGCTAGTGACACTGAAATATATAGCTGCTAGGTCTTTAGTTGAGTTTATGAGATTATTAGCTGATTTTCTCTACAAAATGAAATGCAGTTCAAGACATATTAGCAAGACTTTCGAATATGATTGAAGTAATTTAATTAGGCATATCAAATTCTTAACTGGTGACTtctagattgtgctttgttttaGCTGATAGTTTGTTGCATCAAAAGGTGGCTGGCTCTGACAGTTTGAAGCCTTTCTGCTTTGTTGCTTATATTTTCCTTGTGAGCTGATGGTTTAATCATTCTGATTGTTAGATGAGGAATCTCTAGATAGCATACAATGTACATGCCAAATCCAATGGTCTATCTCAACTATCTAGCTCGTGTACATGGCTTTTCCCTGTTGTTgttgctttatatatatatatatatatatataaaacaatcTCTGTTCTTTAAACGGAATTCACTTTTTCAAACAATTTTTGAAGCCTTATTCTGGGACATGCTGATGTTCGTATCAGATTTAAACAACCTATGTGATTAGATGATGACGCTCACTAGTCCACAAATTTTGAGCACCAAAGAGACTGCCTCATGGTTCTTAAGCTGACACTGCTGGAATTTCTGGCTCTGTTGGAGCTGAATCCCACCCACTAAACTAAGTTGAAAAttcttttattatattaaaaatattatttacatttttttaccTTGGATGATTCGGAATATGTTATGGTAGAACATTGGTCTCATATTCTTGAGGTTGAGGTTTCTTGTGTGTGAGATAGTTCCCTATGGCTGGGGGAGGTATTTCTTGTCCTTGGTCACTTGTGTTAAGATATGACTTGTTTGTTGGTCTTAGACAGGAAAGGGTCATAGGGATTGACCTCAATAAAGGTATTTTCAGAGTAATTAGCTCCATTTAAAGTGAGATATGATGCAAATAGATATGTGGCTGTCAGGATGATGTATAAATAGTGTGTAATTTACGGCCAAACGATCagtccccccctcccccccccctcccaaaaaaaagaaaaaaaaaaaccaaaagacaAAATTAAAGCTTTGGTATGTGTGGTATTTGTGTATGGTTATGTTTCTTATGTGAATTTCATAAAAAGTTGTTTCTTGTTTCATAGCAGGTAGTTTGCAGTGATTGCCCTTAAACCATCTGGAGCTACTTTCTCTCTATCTATATTCTAGGTCAATAGTTTATCTGAATATTGTTTTATTGAAATTAATTCATTGAAGCATGGTGGCAGTTATTTTGGTTGTTGTCAGTTATCAAAATCCATCAATTGGGTAGGATGTGGTTGTTGCATAGCATGAGACTTAATTGCTGCATGTCATACAACAGACTGAGCTGCTGCCAAGCAAAGGAATTTGCCTTTTTCACATTCAGGGAATGAATCTCTCAATGAAATAAATTCTTAAGAATGAAGTACAGTATGGCTTGGCTAGGGTGCGCAAGCAATTACAGGAGACTTGAATGGAAACTCAGGTTTTGCTTCAGCACAAGAATGGTCTGGTTGTCCCAGTTCATTCAGGCCTGTGTAGTTTGCTCAGATGGTTATTTTCTTGGTGGCACCATGTGTATATTGTGCGCAACATACTGTTAGCATTTGGTGCATGGAATCAGTTTTCATCTTATGATGttacttttgagttttgactctATTCATTTAAGAATGGAAATTACTATTCGTAATCTACTTTTTTGTTACTCATTGTTTGATGACAAAATGAATAATTAGCTAATGGTGGCTGATTCCTTTTACTTACTTTAAATCATTGACCATAACTACCATATGACTGAAATGCATCGGAGAAATCTCCATCAATATTTGTCTGCTTATGGCTGTTCTGTTTATTGGCTTGTCACGTCTACTATATTCTTCTCTTTCACTTTTCTGTACAGTTGATCTCAACCtcaaaacatttttcttttgactgaATAGACGAGATTTCTGATCAGGAAAACTATAGGTATTTCCAGATTcataaaaggataaaattttTTTGGAGGTCACTTGCTACCTGGTCCATGAGAAGCCAGGTTTGATGAAAAAAGattgaactttgaactttgaagttaaATCGGGATACACATTGGAATTTGAGAATGGCAGGAATAGGGGTACCTAATATCAGAGCTTCAATATCTTCTGCAACAGAGTTGAAGTGGACAAAGAATTGATAGATTATATTCTTTCATTGTAGATAACAAGCAGATTCATATTTGCTATTAGTGAAGGCAGCCAGTCTGATGATCTGACCTCTTTTTGAAGCAAGATCTGACTTGTATTTGATGGTGACAATTTATTGAAAGGTGGTAGAGTTATTGATGAAGCAATTTGCTGATATttcagaaagagagaaagtatTTTTGGATCATGTGCTAGCCATTTATTTAAAATTCCTAGTTTTTATTCTTCTCTATGAACATTTCCAGATTAGTAGGAACCATTGGGTTCATATGCTATTAAATAGGCAAGATCATAGCAGAGGTCACTATGTCATTCGTTACTAGGAAAACCAGTACCTCTTCACTTGGAGCCAATTTCCTTCTGTAAGTAAAGTAATTCTATAAGATTGCATCCAAGTTTTATGGTTCAGGGATCTTCTATTCTAGGATTTATGTTTGAAGCCTAGGTTTCTCTCTGATGAAGCACAGAAACGACTCAACAAAAGAATCAACATAACACCTATGATATTGAGCTCATAGAAAGCCTGAAAAACCACAATGCCTAGCActagaaaatattaaaatcagTTTCAACTGATGAACCTATTCATTGATGTCCTATGGATGTCTTAATGATTTCCCACTCAATAGTGGGCTTATGGATAACGATgtaaaaataaatgacaaattATGGTGTCCTCTGATAATAGTAGAAAGTGATGATAGATAGTTATATCAATAAATCCTCTCTTCCCAAATAACACGGTGCACTGCAAATGTCAGGCCATACCTGACCAGGACTGGAACAGCTAGTCTTAGAAGCGCACCAAGTTAATAAAAATTAACACAACCAATTGGGGTTAGTAATGGATCCCATTGGCCATTCCATTCTGTTTCAGGCCATATCTGCCATGAACATGTCATTAATGCTATTCCTAGCTTCGTTCtgaatgtttttatttttcattttctagcCTTCATAGTTGGTCCCTTTCTCAGGACCACATTTATGCCTACTTAGCATCAGACACTTTTTCCATTGCTGTTGAGATAAATTTCTACATGAGAATTTGACAAAAGAATTATGTGAGGCCACATCTTGGACTGCTGTACTActgggattttttttgttttggctgTATGCACTATTCATGGATCATACATATTTTCAGCAGAAAAATAGTGGCAATATATGTACGCCATTTCTGGCAAGTTCCTACTCCCTCCTTTTGTTTAAATGTAAAATTCCtggatgtaaaataaaataaggaaaatcttttatttgtaatgTGTTTCACAGTTTTTGGGCATAATACAGTTAGACTTGCAGCAGTTGGACTGGACATCTCTAGTGTTTATTTCTGATAAACACTCATtgtaataaaacaaaaacaaaaaaaaataggttCTTTATTATTTATGCCCATCTTCTTTTTAGTGATTCTGCAGTTAGTTCTAGGGTCAAGTTTATTGATTGATCCATTAAATGTGGCTCAGGCTACCAATTTGTAGGACCAATAAAACATCTTAAGATATAATAGCTAGTCCATAAGTGTGGGTCATCAACTCCTGTGTTTCCTCTTTAGTTCGCACGAGTCTATGATGAATTATCATGAAACCCTATGCAATTAAGTGAAGGAAATGAGCATTGGATTCTATTATGGGAAAAAGGACTTGTTAAAAGTAGGGACAGTTTCAGAACTCTAAGAAGTGAAGCAAGTGCCATTTTTGTTATCCAGTTATCTGCCCAAATGATGCGTTCACGCATTCAAATGACTGAAATTATGCAATTCACAGAAGCCATTATAAACAAAGTCATCTGTTAGCTAGATTTCAGGATGGTGCATAATTAATTTATTTGGGAATGAGATTAGCTGTCAACAGGGGTGGTATTCATGTTAGTGGTCTTGATGGGAAATCATCACTAATATTTTAGCTCAGTTCACTTTCAGCTCTTCCATATCATTGTTTCCCAACCAATCTTGAATCTTTCCTCCGGTTGTAACAGATTGTTTTTAAACCAGTTaaggataaaaaatcaactaaaaagaaaaacaattaacCCACAGTTTGTAATGGTTACTTGCATTTGACCCAGTTTTTCTTTTCGTTTGCATGGTGATGTGAAAGCCTTAAAGGGTGCTAAAAGTGGGAGCTGGCAAAACTCACTTCAGCTTTATCTGCAGACCAAAGTCCCAAAGAGGCCCCAAAGGTTGACCTGGGTATAGCAGAAAACATTCTATATCCAAATACACTCCTACATTAATATCAATCAATTAAGGGAAACGTTTCATTCGCCACGGCTTATATCCACAATACTTGCTTCAAAATAATATGTTTCAGCCTTTGAGAGGGACACGCGATATTTTCTGATGTTTTACCTCATTCTGCTTAAGTTTTTTCTGTGTTATGTTATTCCGATACGACGCATAACAGCATAAATATTGGGGATTATCTTTGGGTTATAGAAATGCATTTGATACCAATGGATGTGTTTGCTGCTTTTGCTTCACCTGAACctaacagaaacagaaacaagaCATACCCAGCTGTTGTGGAGGACTTCATTGATAGTTAGACATGTTTGTATCATTTATGTGTATGATCTTCATTATAATATCATTTGGAGACAGGCTACACTAAGTATCAACCTGAAGCTTGCAGACTTCCTTTACAGTTTCCTTTTGTATTTTATGTGGGTTCCTAGATCTGTAATCCGTCAACTATAGTTGCTCATTTGTTAGCACAGGATGTTCTGCTTAACAGGTCCATTGACTGGCGTCACTggtccttctcttttcttttcacttcctatgagagagaaaggaaaaaaaaaaaaggaaagaaaaggaacttGATTGACTTGCTTTCTTTTGggttatgtttttcttttgggggaaTGGTTGGTGGGGTCATTAATCATTTGTTAATTTGACTTTGTCTTTCCCTTTTGAGTTAAGTGGTTGCATTTGATGGTGCATTAAGTTATGTAGCATGCGAAAGTTTCAGTGTTCAAAATTTGTCTAGGGCTCCACTTGCTTGTTTGATGCATATTAGCATCTTGACATCTTATTATTGCTGCACCCATTTCTTTTTAGGGGTGGGATGGATGTGCTTGTGATTTCAGTAGCTTTCTACTAGTAATTTTAGAACACTGAaaaatttaagggaaaaagaaatggaTGAGTGTAGATTCTAGTATAAGCCTTCTCATATAATGAACAATGGGGCCAATActgacattctctctcctacttgaTCCATCTGGGCTTCATATGGACGATTATATTATCCACATTACCATTGTTGTGGCGTGTTAATTCCTCCTCACAACACATCTTCCATACTTTGATTTACTTTGTAGTATATGCGGATATTCACACATTGCAAGGGTCATTTGTTTGATGTTAAAATGATgtaaaatataaacaaaaataaaataaaaagttttgtaatcattattaaGAACATTTGTACAACTAACCCAttgaaaaattttcaagtgATTTTGAATAAAAAGTGAGTCAAGTTTGATTGCCATtcattgtgtttttctttttgatagtGAAATAAAAAACACCCAATACTAAAAGCGtgagtttttctttttgccATTCATTGTGTTGTTGTGTTGGCAACACCACTATTCTTACTAATGGTTGCAAAATATTTCATTTAATTTCAGGGTAGGGTTGGGCATGTCACCAAGTTTGGTAAGCTAACAGCATACACCAATCATAAGGTTCAACATTGATAGATAAGGGAGTCTTTctaaaatgagaggagagagaatgacatATGCTAGCATACTGCTGACACATAGGCACATTGGCAGTTTGCCTAGCCTTTgcctttaattttatttcacttCACATCTAACCAAATATCCCTCCAGACCAAATAACTTAAACTTGACTTTTTGGGTCCACTTAATATTGACTCCAAAACCATTTCCTCGATTATTTTGTAACTTCTTTTATCTTTAATATTGTTTTATCCCAATCTTTGTAGAGACCAAAACACCCTTGTCAGAATACTTCTTTTTGGTTAGGTGGTACAAGTATAAGTAGGCCAGCTTAACCAAGCTTTAGGATTGGTTATGtcgttttttttgttttcatattaAGGATGCAATTTGTTATTGCCAAAGTGGTGAACTAgaaattgaaagttgaaacattttcCATTGgtcttatttctaaaaattatttaatgtatTATTCAATATAAGGGTAACTAAATGTTTTCACactcatgaaaaaagaaaaaagaaaaaagaaaaaaagatgtttTCACGAagtcaaaagttatttaatacaATATTTATGTTAGATGACAAAATTTACTCTCactatgagaaaaaaaaaatattattttaaaaagacaaaaatgtaaaattacAACTTCCTAATTCACCATTGTGATTACAAAAAGAgtctttcttttattaaatttctTGGGGACAAGTAACCTGGAATTGTAGTAAGGTCAAGGTGGGATGGGCTGGGTGGGCCTCCAGATTTCCAGGGGCAGACAGTGGTCAGGCTGATTGGTGCCAATTTCAGTGCTGGGGCTAAACGGCCAATCAGCCCAGGCTGAGAACGGTTCGGTTGGGCTTGCCCTGTAATCCCCGCCGGGTGATCATCACCGGTTTGGGTTACTGCCTTCGCTGCTACTAACCACTAACCCCACTGATCCAAAAATCTTCTTCCTCCTACGCCCACTTTGTAATCACTCTGATCCGTAATCCAAACTCCTACGTCTGGAGATTGCTTGAAAGGAATGCAATTTCATGAATGCTATAATACTTGCTTCTGTGGGTCAAGGTTTGACAGAGAAAGATCGTGGCTTGTTCGACGAAATGCCTGAAAGAGAGTGGAGTCATGGAATTTCATGATCTCAAGGTAGGTGAGACTTGGATTGATTCAAGGAACAAGAAGTCTTTTTGATATGATGCCATAAATAAGAGATGTTCTTTCTTGGAATACACTGCTTATAGGTTATGCATATGTGAGTTGCTTTTGTAAAGTACTTGTACTCTTTGATGATCTGCTAAATGCAATGGTGAAACTAGATAATTACACACTTGTGAATGTCTTAGAAATGTTCAAATGTGGGAGCTCTGACCCAAGGTGTATGGATCCATTTGTTCATCGATGAAAATGGAATTAAGATTGATGGGTTCGTGGCTCTTGTGGACATGTATAATGTATTCCAAGAGTGAGAATATTGAGAAGGCACTAGATGTATTCAGTAATACTTTGAGAAAGTATAATCTTACATGGAATTTAATATTATCTGGATTAAGCATACATGGCAATGAGGAGGATACGCGAAGCAGGTTTGATGGATGAGGACCTTTCAGTTTTGGTCTCATGGTTTGTGTTCATGGTCTCTATGGACCTCATTGAATTTCATTCAGAGGAGGAACCTTATAAAGAGTGTATTAATTCTTATCAACGAAAGACAGGGTTACTGAAGCTGTTCAAACAGGTTTTGAACCATCCATTGAACACTATAGCTGTATAATTGAATTGATTAGTCGGGCTGGACTGTTAGAAGAGGCTGAGAAGCTTATAAAAATAATGCTGCTTAAGGAAGCTCCTCCAGTTTGGGAGTGTCTTATTGAGTGCTTCTAGGAGAATACATGAAAATGTTTAATTGGCCAAGCATGTTCCAATAAAGCTTTTAGAGTTGAATCCCCAAGATAGTACTGGTTATGGTCAATTATCCAATATATATGCGTCCTTTGGGAGATGGAATGGTGTCTGGGAGGTAAAGAACATGGTCGTCGCAACATGATTGAGGTAAATGGCATTGTTATAAGTTGTTGGTGATGGGTCTGTTACGTGCACAAATAAGCTGGAACAGTTAATTTTGAGATAGGTTTTAGTTGTTTAGGAATTTTCAATTATGTGTGAGTTATTGGTTATAATAGGTGTTATTAGAGAAGTGGTGTTAGTGGAGTAAGAGGTTGTAATTCTTTGTAACGGTTATTCTATCCTATTTAAGAGGAAGGAGCAACAAAAGTAGGGCAAcgaatgaaatcctaaattatcTCTCGATCTTATCTTGAGAAGAGGTCGGCTACCGCCCAATAGGCCGGGACGTCATGACTTCGTCTGTAAAGCTAactctatcatttttttatattttattaatttcttttatctAGATCCttctcttattttaattttcctattttctctctacgGAATCCCTGCACACATCATCTGGTATTAGAGCAATCGATCCTCGGCCCATCCCGTGTGCGGAAGGGGCGACCTGGTGCCAGAGTGAGCCGTTAGGAAATGACTACCTGATCCAGAGTGGGCCGCCGTGGACATTAGGTTTGGAAGCGTGGTGATAAGTTACAATCTcatatcagcttatgggggctgatcccacatcggtttcctatggga is a genomic window of Macadamia integrifolia cultivar HAES 741 chromosome 13, SCU_Mint_v3, whole genome shotgun sequence containing:
- the LOC122058796 gene encoding heat stress transcription factor A-4b-like — translated: MMDVSQGSSNAPPPFLTKTYEMVDDPSTNSIVSWSPTNHSFIVWNPPEFASNLLPRYFKHNNFSSFVRQLNTYGFRKIDPDQWEFANEEFVRGQRHLLKNIHRRKPIHSHSLNNQGQGNSSGTWTESEKQELEDEIERLKQEKSILVLELQRHAQEQQGVELKMQSLEERLHHMEHRQRQMVGFLGQILQKPGFVSNLMQQSENHNKKRRLPKLDYLYDEATVENQMVTFQRDRSDALSFPVINIEPFEKLESSLNSWETLLHGVGEACGEEMNTVGIPLLPSAVVLTEMHASSGDPDINISKHLQSPKLHPSSPHAGDIHSSPEPVESTSHGESSIIPSFELNTDCRPTGIDMNSSPTSAPVVHSQKERVVGTVTSSLPTGVNDVFWEQFLTETPGSSETQEAQSERKDADIRKSENRLPDHGKFWRNIKNVDNLTEQMGQLTPTERI